A window from Populus trichocarpa isolate Nisqually-1 chromosome 3, P.trichocarpa_v4.1, whole genome shotgun sequence encodes these proteins:
- the LOC18096938 gene encoding uncharacterized protein LOC18096938 encodes MKLSLNLQDDHQIQNPLLKAKLPISILNQPFTSILTTTTTNSISDLTLALSTNFPTGPSLKLTYTPSTTTTISPFSLSLKSGLGLFGSPHDSPLVFSAQFSLPNSSSNLILPSFSLQFKPQFGHFSLHKRTTTPSSNPNYDLNCGSQTTNRPHLESGSPSKSEPGNGFASDGSSGWQELKLEPCNGKEKEGFVNHNYIDDAYGIGFSPERQLMWKYGKKRGFFSGVGVKAKTALPLTKRVLMNLRWAVNFPGELGIKMPYLIVNKIGIERVEELKEVKKEKSNESNLGDLELLKGMCFWMTRDLEVLEAENREMKHYLENMRLGILARNSRKEINGFVKRVVPASSGNLGGFEQWRSNKNNGEGNGQREELKKPAKKVTDLESELQKAIKAASS; translated from the coding sequence atgaagctcTCCCTCAATCTTCAAGATGACCACCAAATCCAAAACCCTCTCTTGAAGGCCAAACTACCCATTTCAATACTCAATCAACCTTTCACTTCTATCCTCACTACCACCACAACAAACTCCATTTCTGACCTCACTCTTGCTCTATCTACGAACTTCCCTACAGGCCCTTCTCTCAAGCTTACCTACACTCCATCCACAACAACAACCatttctcctttctctctctctcttaaatcAGGCTTGGGCCTTTTTGGTTCTCCACACGATTCCCCTCTTGTTTTCTCTGCTCAGTTTTCTCTCCCCAATTCAAGCTCCAACTTGATTttaccttctttctctctccaatTCAAGCCACAATTTGGCCATTTCTCACTCCACAAAAGAACCACCACTCCATCTTCAAACCCTAACTATGATCTCAATTGTGGGTCCCAAACCACAAATAGGCCCCATTTGGAATCTGGGTCACCTTCAAAATCTGAACCTGGAAATGGGTTTGCCTCAGATGGGTCATCAGGTTGGCAAGAATTGAAATTAGAGCCATGTAATGGTAAAGAGAAAGAGGGGTTTGTGAATCATAATTACATTGATGATGCTTATGGAATTGGGTTTTCTCCGGAGAGGCAATTAATGTGGAAATATGGAAAGAAGAGAGGGTTTTTTAGTGGAGTTGGTGTAAAGGCAAAAACAGCGTTGCCACTGACTAAAAGGGTATTGATGAATTTGAGGTGGGCTGTGAATTTTCCTGGTGAGTTGGGAATAAAAATGCCCTACTTGATAGTGAATAAGATTGGGATTGAGAGGGTTGAGGAGTTAAAGGaagtaaagaaggaaaaaagcaaTGAGAGTAATTTGGGAGATTTAGAGTTGTTGAAAGGAATGTGCTTTTGGATGACAAGGGATTTGGAGGTGTTAGAGGCTGAGAATAGGGAGATGAAGCACTATTTAGAGAATATGAGACTGGGAATTTTGGCGAGGAATTCGCGCAAAGAGATCAATGGTTTTGTTAAGAGAGTGGTGCCAGCTTCAAGTGGTAATCTTGGTGGGTTTGAGCAGTGGAGGAGCAACAAAAATAATGGAGAAGGAAATGGGCAAAGAGAAGAATTGAAGAAGCCTGCAAAGAAGGTGACTGACTTGGAAAGTGAGTTGCAAAAAGCTATTAAAGCTGCTTCCTCTTAA